In Meriones unguiculatus strain TT.TT164.6M chromosome 17, Bangor_MerUng_6.1, whole genome shotgun sequence, a single window of DNA contains:
- the Lingo3 gene encoding leucine-rich repeat and immunoglobulin-like domain-containing nogo receptor-interacting protein 3 yields the protein MTCWLRLLGLHLLLLPMAPPAAGCPARCECSAPTRTVACGRRRLTAVPEGIPAETRLLELSRNRIRCLNPGDLASLPTLEELDLNHNVIAHVEPGAFANLPRLRVLRLRGNQLKLIPPGVFTHLDSLTLLDLSENKLVILLDFSFQDLRSLRRLEVGDNDLVFISRRAFAGLLGLAELTLERCNLTSLSPESLGHLRGLGALRLRHLAIAALEDQNFRRLPGLSHLEIDNWPLLEEVAPGSLRGLNLTSLSITHTNITAVPAAALRQQAHLACLNLSHNPISTLPRGSFQDLVRLRELHLAGALLAVVEPQAFAGLRQIRLLNLSDNLLSTLEENTFHSVNTLETLRVDGNPLACDCRLLWIVQRRKTLNFDGRLPACASPAEVRGDALRRLPDSVLFEYFVCRKPKIRERRLQHVTAAEGGDARFLCRADGEPAPSVAWVTPRHLTVTASSRGRARVLPGGTLAITDAQPHDSGTYTCVASNAGGNDTYFATLTVQPAPNRTRGDGHNETQVGARFPLDVTTILVSTAMGCITFLGVVLFCFLLLFVWSRGRGQHKNNFSVEYSFRKVDGPVAAAGQGGARKFNMKMI from the coding sequence ATGACCTGCTGGCTGCGTCTGCTGGGCCtgcacctgctgctgctgcccatgGCGCCCCCGGCCGCGGGCTGCCCCGCGCGCTGCGAGTGCTCCGCGCCCACGCGCACCGTGGCCTGCGGGCGCCGCCGGCTCACCGCCGTTCCCGAGGGCATCCCGGCCGAGACGCGCCTGCTGGAGCTGAGCCGCAACCGCATCCGCTGCCTGAACCCCGGCGACCTGGCCTCGCTGCCCACCCTGGAGGAGCTGGACCTCAACCACAACGTGATCGCCCACGTGGAGCCGGGGGCCTTCGCCAACCTGCCGCGCCTGCGCGTCCTGCGCCTCCGCGGCAACCAGCTGAAGCTCATCCCGCCGGGCGTCTTCACGCACCTGGACAGCCTCACCCTGCTGGACCTGAGCGAGAACAAGCTGGTCATCCTGCTGGACTTCAGCTTCCAGGACCTGCGCAGCCTGCGGCGGCTGGAGGTGGGCGACAACGACCTGGTCTTCATCTCCCGCCGGGCCTTCGCGGGGCTGCTGGGGCTGGCCGAGCTCACGCTGGAGCGCTGCAACCTCACGTCGCTGTCGCCGGAGTCGCTGGGCCACCTGCGGGGCCTGGGCGCGCTGCGCCTGCGCCACCTGGCCATCGCCGCGCTGGAGGACCAGAACTTCCGGCGGCTGCCGGGCCTCTCGCATCTGGAGATCGACAACTGGCCGCTGCTGGAGGAGGTGGCGCCCGGCAGCCTGCGCGGCCTCAACCTCACGTCGCTGTCCATCACGCACACCAACATCACGGCCGTGCCGGCCGCCGCGCTGCGCCAGCAGGCCCACCTCGCCTGCCTCAACCTGTCGCACAACCCCATCAGCACGCTGCCGCGCGGCTCCTTCCAGGACCTGGTGCGCCTGCGCGAGCTGCACCTGGCGGGGGCGCTGCTGGCCGTGGTGGAGCCCCAGGCCTTCGCGGGGCTGCGGCAGATCCGCCTGCTCAACCTGTCGGACAACCTGCTGTCCACGCTGGAGGAGAACACGTTCCACTCGGTGAACACGCTGGAGACGCTGCGCGTGGACGGCAACCCTCTGGCCTGCGACTGCCGCCTGCTGTGGATCGTGCAGCGGCGCAAGACGCTCAACTTCGACGGCCGCCTGCCCGCCTGCGCCAGCCCCGCCGAGGTGCGCGGCGACGCGCTGCGCCGCCTGCCGGACTCCGTGCTCTTCGAGTACTTCGTGTGCCGCAAGCCCAAGATCCGCGAGCGCCGGCTGCAGCACGTCACGGCGGCCGAGGGCGGCGACGCGCGCTTCCTGTGCCGCGCTGACGGCGAGCCCGCGCCCTCGGTGGCCTGGGTGACGCCGCGCCACCTCACCGTCACGGCCTCCAGCCGCGGCCGCGCCCGCGTGCTGCCCGGGGGCACGCTGGCCATCACGGACGCGCAGCCCCACGACAGCGGCACCTACACGTGCGTGGCCAGCAACGCCGGGGGCAACGACACCTACTTCGCCACCCTGACCGTCCAGCCGGCCCCCAACCGGACCCGGGGCGACGGGCACAACGAGACGCAGGTGGGCGCCCGCTTCCCGCTGGACGTCACCACCATCCTGGTGTCCACCGCCATgggctgcatcaccttcctggGCGTggtcctcttctgcttcctgctgCTCTTCGTGTGGAGCCGCGGCCGCGggcagcacaagaacaacttctCCGTGGAGTACTCGTTCCGCAAGGTGGACGGCCCGGTGGCCGCGGCCGGCCAGGGAGGAGCGCGCAAGTTCAACATGAAGATGATCTGA
- the Oaz1 gene encoding LOW QUALITY PROTEIN: ornithine decarboxylase antizyme 1 (The sequence of the model RefSeq protein was modified relative to this genomic sequence to represent the inferred CDS: deleted 1 base in 1 codon), translating to MVKSSLQRILNSHCFAREKEGDKRSATLHASRTMPLLSQHSRGGCSSESSRVALHCCSNLGPGPRWCSDVPHPPLKIPGGRGNSQRDHSLSASILYSDEQLNVTEEPTSNDKTRVLSIQSKLTEAKQVTWRAVWTSGGLYIELPAGPLPEGSKDSFAALLEFAEEQLRADHVFICFPKNREDRAALLRTFSFLGFEIVRPGHPLVPKRPDACFMVYTLEREDPGEED from the exons ATGGTGAAATCCTCCCTGCAGCGGATCCTCAACAGCCACTGCTTCgccagagaaaaggaaggggacaAACGCAGCGCCACGCTCCACGCCAGCCGCACCATGCCGCTCCTTAGTCAGCACAGCCGCGGCGGCTGCAGCAGCGAGAG TTCTAGGGTCGCCCTTCATTGCTGTAGTAACCTGGGTCCGGGGCCTCGGTGGTGCTCC GATGTCCCTCACCCACCCCTGAAGATCCCAGGTGGGCGAGGGAACAGTCAGCGGGATCACAGTCTTTCAGCTAGCATCCTGTACTCC GACGAGCAGCTGAATGTGACAGAGGAGCCAACGTCTAACGACAAGACCAGGGTCCTGAGCATCCAGTCCAAGCTCACGGAGGCCAAGCAGGTCACCTGGAGGGCGGTGTGGACCAGTGGTGGCCTCTACATCGAGCTCCCAGCTGGACCTCTGCCTGAGGGCAGCAAGGACAG TTTCGCAGCTCTCCTGGAGTTTGCAGAGGAGCAGCTCCGGGCCGACCACGTTTTCATCTGCTTCCCCAAGAACCGCGAGGACAGAG CCGCCCTACTCCGAACCTTCAGCTTTCTTGGCTTTGAGATTGTGAGACCCGGGCATCCCCTCGTCCCCAAGAGACCCGACGCTTGCTTCATGGTCTACACGCTGGAGAGAGAGGACCCGGGCGAGGAGGACTAG